A single Phaseolus vulgaris cultivar G19833 unplaced genomic scaffold, P. vulgaris v2.0 scaffold_359, whole genome shotgun sequence DNA region contains:
- the LOC137817625 gene encoding uncharacterized protein — protein YTSTTSITRTASNISTVSNTSIAKNTSTTSNNSTASNTSIASNISTTSNTSTANNISTASNTSTGSTANNTSNTSTASNISTSSNTSNPSTTSNTSTASNTSTSSNTCNTSTPSNTITTSNTSNNSTASNTRTTSNTSTASNTSTVSIARYTSTASNTSIASNTSTTSTARYTSTSNYASNTKTASTVGFNSAMISFIKNNMH, from the coding sequence TtatactagtactactagtattactagaacTGCTAGTAATATaagtactgttagtaatactagtattgctaaaaatactagtactactagtaataatagtactgctagtaatactagtattgctagtaatattagtactactagtaatactagtactgctaataatattagtactgctagtaatactagcacTGGAAGTACTGctaataatactagtaatactagtactgctagtaatattagtactTCTAGTAATACAAGTAATcctagtactactagtaatactagtactgctagtaatactagtacttctaGTAATACATGTAATACTAGTACTCCTAGTAATACAAttactactagtaatactagtaataatagtactgctagtaatactagaactactagtaatactagtactgctagtaacaCTAGTACGGTTAGTATTGCAAGatatactagtactgctagtaatactagtattgctagtaatactagtactactagtactGCTAGATATACTAGTACTTCTAATTATGCTAGTAATACTAAGACTGCTAGtactgttgggtttaatagtgctatgatcagtttcatcaaaaacaacatgcattga